The proteins below come from a single Palaemon carinicauda isolate YSFRI2023 unplaced genomic scaffold, ASM3689809v2 scaffold445, whole genome shotgun sequence genomic window:
- the LOC137636922 gene encoding uncharacterized protein → MAPQVPVESRPRFPGHSGPYGSCGTDGPSVVGDRRKPPKGSGSSRPPPRFDAVLGRVKRRVGAHVLNHRRPGLWSESEKWLHINLLEMKAVYRALQQFQQTLAGHSVVVMSDNTTVVAYINKQGGTFSQQLSHLAVEILSWTEVHSIPLSARFIPGKRNVLADSLSRASQIVSTEWSLDPLVANKVLTLCGSPTVDPFTTALYFKLPLYCSPIPGPQGTLARCLPTTVGQHRRLHLPTFLSDEKGAQQDQIICQPVNDSNSSAMASRGMVSGPSATPNGTNERTPSANSLHDTSYCTQTTTCQHLPQSRSYDFTPGDYTASPRCRPKWYFSFIFYKDSRFLSSKVICYFAQVSKRRSF, encoded by the coding sequence atggcgcctcaagtcccggtggaatcaaggccacgattccccggacattctggtccctatgggtcctgcggaacagatggaccttcagtggtgggtgaccgaCGAAagcctccgaaagggagtggatcttctcgtcctccccccagatttgatgctgttctcggacgcgtcaaaagaagggtgggggcccacgttctgaaccacaggagaccaggcctatggtcagaatcagaaaagtggctccacataaatctgctagagatgaaggccgtatatcgggcacttcaacagttccaacaaaccctagcgggtcactccgtggtggtgatgagtgacaacaccacagtagtggcttacatcaacaagcagggaggaaccttttcacaacagctatcccatcttgcagtagagatactgagttggaccgaagtccactcgattccactatcagctcgcttcattccgggcaaaaggaatgtgctcgccgacagtctgagcagagcatcgcagatagtgagtactgagtggtctttggatcctctagtagccaacaaagtcctgactttgtgtggttccccAACGGTGGACCCGTTCACAACAGCCTTgtacttcaagcttccgctgtactgttcccccattcctggaccccaaggcactctggcaagatgccttccaacaacggtgggacaacatcgacgtttacaccttcccacctttctgtctgatgagaagggtgctcaacaagaccagattatttgtcaacctgtcaatgactctaatagctccgctatggcatcacgcggaatggtttccggaccttctgcaactcctaacggaactaacgagagaactccctccgcgaactccctccacgacacgagctactgtactcagacaaccacatgccaacatcttccacaaagccgtagctacgacttcacgcctggagactatacagcatctcctcgctgtagacccaaatggtatttttcctttattttttataaagacagcagatttcttagctccaaagttatctgttattttgcgcaagttagcaagaggaggagcttttag